One stretch of Candidatus Bathyarchaeia archaeon DNA includes these proteins:
- a CDS encoding class I SAM-dependent methyltransferase codes for MRCIVCGNADNNSVIPVKEKLFGFQDSFDYLECPQCGCLQIVTIPKNLAKYYRSDYYSFTKPADYGSLLSRFIRKRQMVYALTGASKIVGSLSCWANLCEAYWLRIDGLLQVRTLSTRLTKKSRILDVGCGNGKLLYRMAAAGFKDLRGVDAFIESDITYSNGVHILKSTIDALNGQYDLITFEHSFEHMPSQLGVLHKIKTLLSTNGLCLINMPVCSSYAWKHYRDNWVNLDCPRHLCIHSTKSMKVLADKAGFNIEKIVFTSRGFQFWGSIQYQKGIALQSDRSYSINPSNSIFTKAQIQQFEKQANKLNKSGVGDCAAFYLTKKQT; via the coding sequence ATGCGATGTATCGTTTGTGGGAATGCTGACAACAATTCTGTAATACCTGTCAAAGAGAAATTGTTTGGTTTCCAAGACAGTTTCGATTATCTTGAGTGCCCACAATGCGGTTGCCTGCAGATAGTTACTATTCCTAAAAATTTAGCAAAATATTACCGCTCCGATTATTATAGCTTCACAAAACCTGCCGACTATGGGAGTTTGTTATCCCGTTTTATTCGAAAGAGGCAAATGGTCTATGCCTTAACGGGAGCCAGTAAAATAGTGGGGTCCCTCTCTTGCTGGGCAAACTTATGTGAGGCATACTGGCTAAGAATAGACGGATTATTGCAAGTACGTACACTGTCCACAAGATTAACCAAAAAAAGCCGTATCTTAGACGTAGGATGTGGTAACGGCAAATTACTTTATCGAATGGCCGCTGCTGGTTTTAAAGACCTCCGCGGCGTTGATGCGTTTATCGAATCGGACATAACCTATAGTAATGGTGTGCACATCTTAAAATCAACAATAGATGCTTTAAATGGACAGTATGATTTGATCACTTTTGAACATTCCTTCGAACATATGCCTTCCCAACTTGGGGTTTTGCATAAAATTAAAACTTTACTTTCTACAAATGGCTTATGCCTAATCAACATGCCTGTCTGTTCAAGTTACGCATGGAAACATTACCGCGATAACTGGGTTAATCTAGATTGTCCACGTCACTTATGTATTCATTCAACAAAAAGTATGAAAGTGTTAGCTGACAAAGCAGGTTTCAATATTGAAAAAATAGTTTTTACCTCACGAGGTTTTCAGTTTTGGGGCAGCATACAATACCAAAAAGGAATCGCCCTACAATCTGATCGATCCTACAGCATTAACCCGTCCAACTCAATATTCACGAAAGCGCAAATACAACAATTTGAAAAACAAGCAAACAAACTAAATAAGTCTGGTGTAGGCGATTGCGCCGCTTTCTACCTCACGAAAAAACAAACATAA
- a CDS encoding GDP-mannose 4,6-dehydratase has product MMKKSFENSKVLITGGFGFIGSNLANVLVAKGADVTILDNLLVPYGGNINNIKNIREKVKVVNGDVRDQTLVAEHVTDKDFVFHLAAQVDQKIAMDTPHVDLSINCTGTLNVLEGCRLNNSMAKVIFTSSRVTIGEPKYLPVDELHPLDPKNSYGIDKMLAEKYCLMYNEVYDVKTSVLKLSNVYGPHAQMRYPHYGTLNLFVGYALTNHSIPLYGDGLQTRDYVYVDDVVNALLLVAENDKSVGELFFVGSGTETSLLDIAKMIIKTAGQGEFKCVPFPPTLNRTDVKRFVTNYDKITKFLNWVPQTSLEQGITKTVKFYQENLKDYLP; this is encoded by the coding sequence ATGATGAAAAAAAGTTTTGAAAACTCTAAAGTGTTAATTACCGGCGGATTTGGTTTCATTGGCAGCAACCTTGCAAACGTTTTAGTAGCAAAAGGTGCCGATGTAACCATATTAGACAACCTTTTAGTTCCCTATGGTGGAAACATAAATAACATCAAGAACATAAGGGAAAAAGTTAAAGTTGTAAACGGTGATGTGCGCGACCAGACGCTTGTCGCAGAGCACGTGACGGATAAAGATTTTGTGTTTCATTTAGCTGCGCAGGTTGACCAAAAAATCGCCATGGACACGCCCCATGTGGATTTAAGCATTAACTGTACGGGGACGTTAAATGTTCTGGAAGGTTGCCGTCTAAATAATAGCATGGCAAAGGTGATTTTTACAAGCAGCCGAGTTACCATTGGTGAGCCAAAATATTTGCCTGTTGATGAACTGCATCCTCTTGACCCAAAGAACAGCTATGGCATTGACAAAATGCTCGCTGAAAAGTACTGTCTAATGTATAATGAGGTTTATGATGTTAAGACTTCAGTTTTAAAGCTAAGCAACGTGTATGGTCCCCACGCCCAAATGAGGTATCCTCATTACGGAACGCTGAACCTTTTTGTCGGCTATGCCCTTACAAACCATAGTATCCCCTTGTACGGCGATGGATTGCAGACCCGAGACTATGTTTACGTTGATGATGTTGTGAACGCCCTACTTCTTGTTGCAGAAAACGACAAGTCTGTTGGCGAACTTTTCTTTGTTGGCTCAGGAACAGAAACTTCACTGCTGGACATTGCTAAAATGATAATAAAGACTGCTGGGCAAGGAGAATTTAAGTGTGTGCCGTTTCCTCCTACTTTAAATAGAACGGACGTCAAGCGGTTTGTGACAAATTATGACAAGATAACCAAGTTTCTAAATTGGGTCCCACAAACTTCATTAGAACAGGGAATAACAAAAACCGTCAAATTCTACCAAGAAAACCTAAAAGACTATCTCCCATAA
- a CDS encoding DapH/DapD/GlmU-related protein, producing MTCADKILNSPQFEGGSYAAKKSKLQRSLKSCGKNLYVDFPIIIHEPGKVTIGDDVALGAFSLIWGGGGLTIGNRVMLASGVKIASQGHDVNSPLVRYSSTTKRVIIHNDVWLGLNVVVLPGVEIKEGAVIGAGAVVTKDVEPYTVSVGVPAKPVRIRCTNPKFKMC from the coding sequence ATGACTTGCGCCGATAAGATACTGAATAGCCCTCAGTTTGAAGGCGGTTCCTATGCTGCCAAGAAAAGTAAATTGCAAAGAAGCTTAAAATCTTGCGGAAAAAACCTCTACGTTGATTTTCCGATTATTATCCACGAACCAGGGAAGGTTACAATCGGGGATGACGTGGCTTTAGGTGCATTTAGCTTGATATGGGGGGGTGGAGGTTTAACGATAGGGAATAGGGTGATGCTTGCTTCAGGTGTAAAAATCGCTTCTCAGGGTCATGATGTTAATTCTCCTTTAGTGAGATATTCTAGTACAACTAAGCGGGTGATTATTCATAACGATGTATGGCTTGGTTTAAACGTCGTAGTTCTTCCTGGGGTGGAAATTAAAGAGGGTGCCGTGATTGGCGCTGGAGCCGTAGTTACAAAAGACGTTGAACCGTACACTGTGTCAGTTGGTGTACCCGCAAAACCTGTTCGAATTCGCTGTACTAACCCCAAATTTAAAATGTGCTGA
- a CDS encoding glycosyltransferase family 2 protein, with the protein MGELWIKNKNENTAVRDFPKVSVIILNLNGMKLLQKTLPMLLKTNYPDMEVIVVDNGSCDGSVSYLKQNCPSVTVMSLKENVGITIGNNIGASVANGKYLAFINNDMEVDSEWLTPLVMALEADSSIGCCDSKYLNYFERNKFDVSCGAGRFMDKFGNCLNRGGGQVDTGQFDCRQEVFHGMAIFRKDLFAKAGGYDASFFAYFDETDLCWRLHRMGYKIVYIPESIIYHMGSATSSVSSAKKKKMKKPIAFHFYKNRLRMLIKNQFGFSLIISVSGYLLDAVGLGLNFLLSGDRDYVGVLGKAVFWNLKNLGGTLQNRHNFKCVSDDFKSLFLPYSGIWIVNVKALTKRM; encoded by the coding sequence TTGGGGGAGTTATGGATCAAAAACAAAAATGAAAATACGGCTGTTCGTGATTTTCCAAAAGTTTCAGTAATTATTTTGAACCTAAACGGGATGAAGCTTCTGCAGAAAACATTGCCTATGCTATTGAAGACAAACTATCCCGACATGGAAGTTATCGTCGTTGATAACGGGTCTTGTGATGGAAGTGTTTCTTATCTGAAGCAAAACTGTCCATCTGTTACAGTGATGTCTCTTAAAGAGAATGTAGGTATTACCATCGGAAACAACATTGGCGCCTCTGTGGCTAACGGGAAATATCTTGCATTCATAAACAACGATATGGAGGTAGATTCTGAATGGCTAACGCCTCTAGTGATGGCTTTGGAGGCAGACTCCTCTATTGGGTGTTGTGATTCAAAATATCTTAATTATTTTGAGAGAAACAAGTTTGATGTTTCATGTGGTGCCGGCCGTTTCATGGATAAATTCGGTAATTGTTTAAACAGAGGCGGTGGCCAAGTAGATACAGGTCAATTTGACTGTCGGCAGGAAGTGTTTCATGGGATGGCGATTTTTAGGAAAGACTTATTTGCTAAAGCTGGTGGATATGATGCATCATTCTTTGCGTATTTTGACGAAACTGATCTTTGTTGGAGGCTTCACAGGATGGGCTACAAGATTGTGTATATTCCTGAAAGCATCATTTACCATATGGGCAGTGCGACTTCCTCTGTTTCAAGTGCTAAAAAGAAAAAGATGAAAAAACCGATTGCTTTTCACTTCTACAAAAACCGTTTGCGTATGTTAATTAAGAACCAGTTTGGTTTTTCCTTGATTATTTCTGTATCAGGTTATTTGCTTGATGCAGTTGGGCTGGGTCTAAACTTTTTGCTGTCAGGTGACCGCGACTACGTTGGCGTTTTAGGTAAGGCGGTTTTTTGGAATTTGAAAAATCTTGGTGGAACCTTGCAGAATCGGCATAATTTTAAATGCGTGTCTGATGACTTTAAAAGTCTTTTTTTGCCTTATAGCGGTATCTGGATTGTTAATGTTAAGGCGTTAACAAAAAGAATGTGA
- a CDS encoding DUF2206 domain-containing protein produces MKPDVISFVVIQSLLFITVSLDIPIIRQIVVFCYLTFIPGFVFLKFLHLNELQTIETFLFAVGLSLTYTMFVGFILNGLSLVLGFLRPLSVVPLEVSLSLPTIILFLICYRNEITGTFTNCVSDFIHSKTVYPLLVLLILLIIASLTGALYVSVPFVSALLLTFSIVGIAAVFAVVCSSTKLIPPNLYPLVILGVSLALVFQIVFTSQYIMGFDSNIEFYIFRLTSNNSNWQLIPIYGQLDYARYNSMLSVTILPTIYSALMNIQGELLFKIFYPFLFSLIPLTMYVTLSKHWEKFKSLLAVLFFISTPLTFFGVEFLSLDKQIVALLFLVLSCFVLLDSKMFFGKRRLLLIIFGAGMVVSHYSVTYIYLVFLLSFYLLLRMRRVFDRVLNGSMVLLLFVMTFSWYSLTVAPLTTLSSIVTSVFSRFSTEALLNPASRTSISATPILTVAGGINWALFLIVHAFIAFGVLVMLVRPRRIPFNETYRSFLLVWVAILAFSVIIPNIAPALNLTRLYSISMIFLAPFFVLGGENLVDTGRYLLAKVRRTNFSKVTKNRQVVTILLSLVLIGYFLSQSGFINFATNAAPQSYSIDHNRMLNSEDLALQRGFYTVYNTRPDIFSAVWLSGQINQTTLIYADTVSRIHSLSSYGLIAFTQTQELNNQTTLSPNNFIYLRQLNVNNGLMVRGVSETYNTSDITPFLDQSNLVYSNGNGQIWLSLPKLPAVAT; encoded by the coding sequence ATGAAACCTGATGTTATTTCCTTTGTAGTGATCCAATCTTTACTGTTCATCACTGTTAGCCTTGATATTCCAATTATTAGGCAAATTGTTGTATTTTGTTATTTGACCTTCATTCCGGGTTTCGTCTTCCTTAAGTTTCTTCACCTCAACGAGCTTCAAACAATCGAAACGTTCTTGTTTGCAGTGGGGTTGAGCTTAACTTATACAATGTTTGTTGGGTTTATTCTTAATGGCTTAAGTTTAGTGCTTGGTTTCTTGAGACCTTTGTCGGTAGTTCCATTAGAAGTTTCTTTGAGTCTTCCCACAATAATCCTTTTTTTGATTTGTTACCGGAATGAAATAACGGGAACTTTTACAAATTGCGTCTCTGATTTCATCCACTCAAAGACAGTTTACCCTCTGTTAGTCCTTCTTATTTTGCTAATTATTGCAAGCTTAACGGGTGCTTTGTACGTATCGGTCCCATTTGTTTCTGCCCTCCTGCTGACATTTTCAATAGTGGGGATAGCAGCGGTCTTTGCAGTTGTATGTTCTTCTACTAAACTTATACCCCCAAACCTGTATCCTCTGGTTATTCTGGGTGTTTCTTTGGCTTTGGTATTTCAAATAGTGTTTACTTCACAGTATATAATGGGTTTTGATTCCAACATAGAGTTCTACATTTTTAGATTAACTTCGAACAACAGCAATTGGCAGCTCATACCAATTTACGGTCAACTTGACTATGCGCGATATAACTCCATGTTGAGCGTTACTATACTCCCAACAATATATTCCGCTTTGATGAATATTCAAGGAGAATTACTTTTCAAGATTTTCTACCCGTTCCTCTTTTCTCTTATTCCCTTAACAATGTATGTGACCTTAAGTAAGCATTGGGAGAAATTCAAGTCGCTTTTGGCAGTGCTTTTTTTTATTTCAACTCCATTGACGTTTTTCGGTGTTGAATTCTTAAGTTTGGATAAGCAAATAGTGGCACTTTTGTTTTTGGTTTTATCATGCTTCGTTTTGTTGGACTCAAAGATGTTTTTTGGAAAAAGACGGCTACTTTTGATAATCTTTGGTGCGGGGATGGTAGTTTCGCATTATTCTGTAACCTATATCTATTTGGTGTTCCTTCTATCTTTTTATTTATTATTGCGAATGAGGCGTGTTTTTGATCGTGTACTTAATGGTTCTATGGTTTTATTGCTTTTTGTCATGACTTTCTCATGGTATAGTCTAACGGTTGCACCTTTAACAACTTTATCTTCAATTGTCACTTCAGTTTTTTCAAGGTTTTCTACGGAAGCTCTTCTTAATCCTGCTAGCCGAACCTCAATCAGCGCTACGCCAATTTTGACTGTTGCAGGTGGAATAAACTGGGCTCTTTTCCTTATTGTGCATGCCTTCATTGCGTTTGGAGTTTTGGTTATGCTAGTACGGCCTCGAAGAATTCCTTTTAATGAAACTTACCGTAGCTTTTTACTTGTATGGGTGGCTATTCTAGCATTCTCAGTTATTATTCCTAACATAGCTCCTGCTCTTAATTTAACCCGGTTGTATTCAATAAGCATGATCTTTCTTGCTCCCTTTTTTGTATTGGGTGGTGAGAATCTCGTCGATACAGGACGATATCTTTTAGCAAAAGTCAGGCGCACCAACTTTTCTAAGGTCACTAAGAATCGTCAAGTAGTAACTATCTTGCTTTCCTTGGTTTTGATAGGGTATTTCCTTTCACAATCCGGTTTCATCAATTTTGCTACAAATGCTGCCCCTCAATCTTATTCGATTGATCACAATAGGATGCTTAATTCCGAAGATTTAGCTTTGCAAAGGGGCTTTTACACTGTTTACAATACCCGACCAGACATTTTTAGTGCGGTATGGTTGTCTGGTCAGATAAATCAAACGACCTTGATATATGCGGATACGGTTTCGAGGATTCACAGTCTTTCAAGCTATGGTTTAATAGCGTTCACACAAACTCAAGAACTTAATAATCAAACAACCTTGTCGCCTAACAATTTTATTTATCTTAGGCAGCTAAACGTCAATAACGGTTTGATGGTGAGAGGCGTTAGTGAAACTTATAATACTTCTGACATCACGCCTTTTCTAGACCAATCTAATTTGGTATATTCAAACGGAAATGGCCAAATTTGGCTTTCTTTACCGAAATTGCCTGCTGTAGCTACCTAA
- a CDS encoding glycosyltransferase family 4 protein, which translates to MNRTGINESKKLILRDNIKKAYGLQNAFVLIFHGTLNYAPNMHAVENLTRLLPQIIKKYPNVYLLLMGKNPPKISSPHIILTGFVENPFDYIAIADLAVVPLTSGGGTKLKMLQYLACGKAIVATTKAAEGLELENNKDALICKNPDSELVNLVFKVIENPQLRKMLGANARKKAELLYDWEHNAQKAIAVYQNLISAQS; encoded by the coding sequence GTGAATAGAACGGGTATAAATGAATCAAAAAAATTGATTCTGCGCGATAACATCAAAAAAGCATACGGTTTACAAAATGCTTTTGTACTCATTTTCCATGGAACACTCAACTATGCTCCTAATATGCACGCAGTGGAAAATTTAACACGCCTTTTACCGCAAATTATTAAAAAATATCCTAACGTGTACCTTCTTCTAATGGGTAAGAATCCTCCAAAAATCTCTTCCCCTCATATAATACTAACCGGATTTGTTGAAAATCCCTTTGATTATATCGCCATTGCTGACCTTGCAGTTGTGCCACTAACAAGTGGAGGTGGAACCAAGCTGAAAATGTTGCAATATTTGGCTTGTGGAAAAGCTATTGTTGCAACTACTAAGGCGGCGGAGGGTCTAGAACTTGAAAATAACAAGGATGCTCTTATCTGTAAAAATCCAGATTCTGAATTAGTCAATTTGGTTTTTAAGGTGATAGAAAACCCGCAGTTAAGAAAAATGCTTGGTGCGAACGCCCGAAAAAAGGCGGAGTTGCTATATGATTGGGAACACAACGCCCAAAAAGCAATAGCTGTTTACCAAAATTTAATCTCTGCACAATCTTGA
- a CDS encoding polysaccharide pyruvyl transferase family protein, translating into MTNILLINTNCSWNKGSAAQVVSTVETLRKVIPNSRFTLVSINCPDLDAKLCSRYGVNVVGFSNKSPFSRFAYVQSFFRLSNLLLRSHIWSSFNNAGIDVDFLISENVLEQYHSSDLVIDLAGDSFSDHGAFSIFPLLYGYIAVAFKKKIVVYSQSIGPFKKVMNPIAKIYLNKADLVVVRENETIEILKKIGFSNVKLAAEIAFAMKPASQNRIEEIFAKEKVPTRVPIVGIGTNELIYKLYKSNRESYLSLTAKMADYIVEHMGAQVLLIPHVIIPEQYAVNDDRYISKLVLERVKHKEKIKMVTGDYSPEELKGIIGQCSLFIGSRMHSNIASLSMCVPVVALGWSHKYKGIMEMAGQGKYSMMFKTARYTEIIQKLDEAWKNRAAIRAELESTVPVLEASVLDSGLLIRELLDLNL; encoded by the coding sequence GTGACTAACATATTATTAATTAACACCAATTGTTCTTGGAACAAGGGTTCTGCTGCTCAGGTTGTAAGTACTGTAGAGACTTTGCGCAAGGTTATACCAAATTCAAGATTCACTCTGGTTTCGATAAACTGTCCTGATCTTGATGCCAAGTTATGCAGTCGCTATGGTGTTAACGTTGTAGGTTTTTCGAATAAGTCTCCCTTTTCTAGATTTGCTTACGTGCAGTCTTTCTTTCGATTGAGTAACCTTTTGCTAAGATCACATATCTGGTCTAGCTTTAATAACGCTGGTATAGATGTCGATTTTCTGATTTCGGAAAATGTTCTTGAACAGTATCATTCCTCTGATCTTGTTATTGATCTTGCCGGAGATAGTTTCAGTGACCATGGTGCTTTTTCGATTTTTCCTTTACTATACGGTTACATAGCTGTTGCTTTTAAAAAGAAAATTGTGGTTTATTCGCAATCAATAGGGCCATTCAAAAAAGTGATGAACCCTATAGCGAAAATATACTTAAATAAAGCAGACCTGGTGGTCGTTAGAGAGAATGAAACAATAGAAATTTTAAAAAAAATTGGTTTTTCTAACGTTAAGTTGGCTGCCGAGATAGCTTTTGCTATGAAACCTGCATCTCAAAATCGTATTGAAGAAATATTTGCGAAAGAAAAAGTACCTACACGTGTTCCGATAGTTGGAATCGGTACAAATGAGTTGATTTATAAACTCTATAAATCTAATCGCGAATCTTATCTTTCTCTAACCGCTAAGATGGCAGATTATATAGTTGAGCATATGGGTGCTCAGGTATTGCTAATCCCTCACGTTATTATTCCAGAACAGTACGCGGTTAATGATGACAGATACATTTCTAAATTAGTTCTTGAAAGAGTTAAGCATAAAGAGAAAATTAAAATGGTGACTGGTGATTACTCGCCTGAGGAGCTCAAAGGCATAATTGGTCAGTGTTCTCTGTTTATTGGGTCAAGGATGCATTCAAACATTGCCTCCCTTTCTATGTGTGTTCCTGTTGTTGCGCTTGGTTGGAGCCATAAATACAAAGGAATTATGGAAATGGCTGGTCAGGGAAAATATTCAATGATGTTTAAAACAGCCCGCTATACTGAAATAATTCAAAAACTTGATGAGGCGTGGAAAAATAGGGCTGCCATTCGAGCTGAACTGGAATCAACAGTACCTGTGTTGGAGGCGTCTGTACTTGATAGTGGTCTGCTGATTAGAGAGTTGTTGGACTTAAATCTATAA
- a CDS encoding Coenzyme F420 hydrogenase/dehydrogenase, beta subunit C-terminal domain has translation MGEYRTQPERSNISGVVESGLCTGCGTCDGICPKSAIRMQKTKSVYLPIVNDSCNYCGLCSLVCPGAAINFNKLNLDVFGHKSDSFIGNHIGCYIGHSTDTTLRSNSTSGGLVSELLRFCLSEKYIDGALVTRMNVARPLEPEPYIARTEKEILEAAKSKYCPVPLNSALKILAKSEGKFAVVGLPCHIAGLRKTELIDKNLAKKIVLHFGLFCNHAPTFSATDYLLKKLNVNKQDVLAINYRGNGWPGRLTLTLKGGREKSMDHFDPYYWGHVFNSYFHTPRCMLCNDKSCELADYSLADAWHHSDSSLGESIIISRNKLGQEILKKALEMKKIKLKSVSCNAIMQSQSIIARKRQHEARVKVFKQLNKRVPTYNQEPLQPKLRDYPVALLSYLRLSLSSNPQLWALIDIYPKIASKKFTVTSSTATLKNDGGRRCE, from the coding sequence ATGGGGGAATATAGAACACAACCAGAAAGAAGTAATATTAGTGGCGTTGTTGAATCAGGTCTTTGCACCGGCTGCGGTACCTGTGACGGTATTTGCCCAAAATCGGCTATACGTATGCAAAAAACTAAAAGTGTTTATCTTCCTATTGTAAACGACTCTTGCAACTATTGTGGACTTTGCTCTTTGGTTTGTCCTGGTGCGGCTATTAATTTTAATAAATTAAATCTTGATGTTTTCGGTCACAAGAGTGACTCTTTTATCGGTAATCACATCGGGTGCTATATTGGCCATTCAACGGATACTACTTTACGCAGTAATTCAACTTCTGGTGGACTTGTTAGCGAACTTTTGCGGTTTTGCTTGAGTGAGAAGTACATTGATGGTGCTTTGGTCACTCGAATGAATGTTGCTCGGCCTTTAGAACCCGAACCTTATATTGCACGAACAGAAAAAGAGATACTTGAAGCTGCTAAGTCTAAATATTGTCCCGTTCCATTAAACTCTGCGTTAAAGATTCTCGCCAAATCAGAAGGTAAATTTGCAGTAGTTGGTCTTCCATGTCACATCGCTGGGCTACGAAAGACAGAACTAATAGATAAAAATTTGGCAAAAAAAATTGTTTTACACTTTGGGCTATTCTGTAATCATGCACCGACTTTTTCCGCAACTGATTACCTTCTCAAAAAATTAAATGTTAACAAACAAGATGTACTGGCCATTAATTACCGCGGAAACGGTTGGCCCGGTAGATTAACTTTAACTTTAAAGGGTGGACGCGAAAAATCGATGGACCATTTTGACCCGTACTATTGGGGACATGTTTTTAATTCATATTTCCACACTCCTCGGTGTATGCTTTGCAATGATAAATCCTGTGAATTGGCTGATTATTCGTTGGCTGATGCTTGGCACCACTCTGACAGTTCGCTTGGGGAATCAATAATTATTTCCAGAAACAAGTTAGGGCAAGAAATATTGAAAAAAGCACTTGAAATGAAGAAAATAAAGCTAAAAAGCGTATCATGTAACGCAATCATGCAGTCACAATCTATTATAGCAAGAAAACGGCAGCATGAAGCTCGCGTAAAGGTGTTCAAGCAATTAAACAAACGCGTTCCAACGTATAATCAGGAACCTTTGCAGCCGAAACTTCGTGATTATCCGGTTGCTTTATTATCGTATCTTCGATTATCTTTGTCCTCAAACCCTCAATTATGGGCATTGATAGATATTTACCCCAAGATTGCAAGCAAAAAGTTTACTGTAACGTCCTCTACTGCAACCTTGAAAAATGACGGTGGTAGACGCTGTGAATAG